One part of the Pristiophorus japonicus isolate sPriJap1 unplaced genomic scaffold, sPriJap1.hap1 HAP1_SCAFFOLD_913, whole genome shotgun sequence genome encodes these proteins:
- the LOC139257837 gene encoding syncytin-2-like produces MVEWLIVQNRTNLTKLSDTKEQTEWRSAGYKLTAFQGWYQPNYDNNRQPPFLSITPRIGNPEGLICLVSNETKGPEMGRSKCSQMTKWQATTNPTDGRKIATVGWTMVHNKAPSEGWEGETTRVWMARKDQELTSYNCTYFICGHKAYPWLPANWTGSCYLGYVVPFIRSIKTLRDAYGSHRFKRDLTWLNGIFKVMVPPCGIASTEWQLRELANLVESVANATSQAFEGVNDEMVAIRTVALQNRMALDYLLVKEGGTCALIGEECCMYIPDKSEEIGSLAEYIRKKVIEYKPRKLARTVSPCGVGHRDGWDP; encoded by the coding sequence atggtagaatggttgatagtgcaaaataggacaaacctaaccaagttgTCAgacacaaaggagcaaacagaatggaggtcagcagggtataaacttacagccttccagggatggtaccagcccaattatgataataaccgtcagcctcccttcctaagcattactcccagaataggaaatcctgaaggtctaatatgcctagtgagtaatgagactaaaggaccagaaatgggacgcagcaagtgttcccaaatgactaaatggcaagccacaactaatcccactgatgggagaaagatagcaaccgttggctggacaatggtccataacaaagccccaagtgaagggtgggaaggtgagaccactcgagtatggatggcgcgaaaggatcaggagctgacgtcctataattgcacctactttatttgtggccataaagcctacccatggttaccagccaactggacagggtcctgttacttaggatatgtggtaccctttatcagatcaataaagactctaagggatgcctatggaagtcatagatttaaacgggatttgacatggctaaacggaatattcaaggtaatggtgccaccctgtgGAATAGcgtcaaccgaatggcagttacgggaactggctaacttagtcgaatcagtagccaacgcaacttcccaagcctttgaaggggtaaatgatgaaatggtagctattcgaacagtggctctccaaaatcgtatggccttagattatctcctagtcaaggagggagggacatgcgcattaataggtgaagaatgctgtatgtatatcccagataaatcagaagaaatcggcagtctagctgaatacatcaggaaaaaggtaatagagtataaacccagaaagttggccaggacggtatcaccttgtggggttgggcatcgggatggttgggatccctag